GCAATTGCGCTGGCAAGTGTCTGCCCGCCAAGCGGCAGACAGTAACCGGCACCGAGCACCTGGAGGGGCTTTTGTGCCGTACGTAGCCGCTCCGCCAGCCACCGGCTACGGTGATAATTGCGCCAGTGGGCCCGATACCAGAGCCCCTCATAGCCAGCGCGCTCGATGCAGAACAGGAGCATGAATACACCGTTAGGAGCGCCGAAAAAACAGAACCAGAACCATGCGCCGCTCGCGGGCTGCCCCTTCGGCCACAGAAGCATTGCAATGGCGACTCCGAATACGTTGCAGGCGAGCCACAGGCAAAACCACCATGGCCAGAACCGGGGACGGCGCGGATAAGCGCTCGGGCGTCCCGCTGAAGAAAGGTCGACCGGCATTACTCGATGCTGACGTTCTGAAGTGAGGAGATCAGGCGACAGTCGCAGGCGCAGCGGTAATGGTGCATGGCGACCGCCTTGCCGTCGCGGTCGGGGAATTTGTCGTAGCCTTCATCGATGACGGTCGGGCCGTGACGCTCGCACATGGCCGCGTCACCCTTGCGGGCGAGCGGGCGGCCCATGAACTCCGTCCACGGCGAGCCGCCTGTGACTTCACCGCCGTTTTCGAGTTTGTCGCCTTTGCGGATGGGAGATTTCATAGTTAGCAAATGGTCATGCGGTAGATACTGGGCTTACGGCAAGCCGCGTGTCACTGCCGTGTTCGAGTTTCTCACCAATTCGAATGGCAGCCTTTAGCTGGCACCGAAATTGGTAAGGCCATTCTCACACTGCTGCCTTGAAAAGGGTGGCTCGGACAGCGGATCAAAAGATTTAATTTCCATAGTTTTTATATCAACGATATCAAAACCGAATCGATTGGAAACAAATATCAAATTTTGATTAAAACCAATCGCGGCATCATATATCCCGCCGCCATATGTTCTCCTCATAATCAGGCGAAGTTTCGGCTTTAGAGTATAAATGGATAGGAATTCGGCCTGAGGACTCCGAAGATCCACTCTGTTCGGAACCCCATAAACAACGAGCAATCTACCAGCCAAATCAAATACCCCTCCCGCAACATCGTGATTGATCTTAGCCACGCCTATGTTTTTACCGGCGCGCCCCACAAATATTTCACCACGACCGATGACCTTAGCCGAATAAGCTCCGTCACATGAATTAACAACCTGTGCGTGAGCGCTGGCCAAGGAAATCGCGAATAAGATGAGAGTCGGGCCGTGTCGCACGCAGAGTGCCGCGTCGCCCTTTCGGGCGAGCGGCCTGCCCATCAAGTTGGTCCACGGCGAGCAGCTCGTCACTTCGCCGCCATGTTCGAGCTCATCTCCTTTGCGGATCGGTGATTTTGTATTCATGTTGTAGTTGAAATTAATTTTCTTATCATCTAGCGATTGACAACCTGGTTACGCATATTTTAGGGATATTTTGGTCCCAATAAGTACTAACCAAGTAGCGCCTCTTCTTATATACCCGGAGGTTAACAAATCCATCACCACATGAGGGGGATCTCTCTACAAACTCATTAGACGATGGAGAAAATGTAAAAACCCTGTCAACCTCATACGTCCCCATCCCATCGTCTATATGCGACACCAAAAAACCAAGGCGCCCGCTAAAATCATAACTGCCGATTTCGATGCGCGGGGTTTTTTCAGTGTCGAGGCTCACCCCATCCTGCTTAATCCCATTCTTTCCGGATAACCTCCACACTAAATTGGAGCCCTTAACTTCTACCACAGCCGCAACCCCGGGAGATGGAGTAAAAGTTTTTGAAATATCGGCGGCACACGTCGAAAACGAAATCGCGGGCATCGCCACAGCCATCAAAACCCTGATGATTCTCATAGGTCACTCCGGATGCCGTGCAACTGGTTGTGTGCATGCATTCCCGGCAGCAGCGTGTAGAACTGTTGTCTCGCGGGAATCATGCCGGCACTCTCAGATTAGTCGACTTATACTTCAAAGCGACAAACAGCACGCAATTCAGTTATAGAAATTGAAACGAAGAAAATAGATCCATAAACATCTTATTTTTCATTTTTTCCATTCCGCTCAATTGATTCCCTGAGTACAAGAAAAAAGAAATCGAGCGCACACTATTACCAGCAACAAAAACCATTTCCTTTAACTGCCTCAATTTTTTCATATTTGCCGTCGCCTTTATAGCGGAATAATTTAGGACATACAAACCTCCGCCCGGCAATACAATATGCTTCTTCGATACCAAATGGAATATGCCGTGTTGCTGCGCCCCATCCCCCGACTCAATTTTGGCAAGGTTTTCCAACAACGAAATGTTTTTAACAGTTAGAGAGAAATCCGTCATAGCACGCCAATCTTCGGGTGCCGCAGGAATATGTCCCACTGGCTTCGTTTGCATATCGCCCGTGTACTTGAATGCCATATAACACTCGTCCTTACCGGTAGTTATAGCATTATCTACTTCCACATATTCGAGGTGTCTCGGAACGAGAAACGATAGATGACAGTCATCCCTCAATATTTTATTTGACTCCTTGCCATTCGTCGGCCCCGCCCATGTCACAAAGTATAAAATACTCAACACAAACAAAGTAATTCGTTTCATTATTCCTCACACGACAGGTTTATAATCTGGATTTGCCACCACTTCATCGTTCAGTTCATAGAGAGCATTTCTGAACCCTTGCCCCCTCCAATCCGCCGCCAAGCCAGCTTTTTTGTGAGTTCCACTGCGGTTTTCGGTAATTGGAAACTGTCGCTATCAATGACACGGACAACCTTCGGCCGAAGGGAGGTTACATACCACGCCCCAGAGTCCAAGCAATTCTCTGGCTCTGTCGCGATAACTTCAGGACTATCAACGCGCGCAGGAATTTTCGCCATCAATGCACGATGTTTCGCGGGATAACTCTCTTTATAGCATTCATAGCTACCGCATCACCTTCGCGCATCGGCATATTTTTTTTCAAGCTTCTTTCGAATTGACTTGGCATCTTTATATAATGCGTGCGTAGAACGACCATCGCGGAAACTACATTCACATTGATCCAAGAACGGTGCACTGGCATCACTCTGCAGTCCCGCAAAGACGGCTCCTTTTTGGGCGCTCCCCGTTAGCTTATAGACATAACCATCGTAGTAGTCACCGCCATAATCGTAATGATTAAGGGGCGTCCTAACCAAAATGACAACATTTTTATTTTTCTGATCATGATCTGCATTCGCAAAAAATACAGCGGCAATTTCCGGCACACCGTCATCCTTCGCGTAGCGATCGAATGTTTGATCGTGCCAAATATGGTTTCCGTCAACGAACAAGAGATGCGCATCCAACATATACGGCCTATTGTTTTTGGTATATCCAGGCTCATCAGACGTATTCGTTACAAAGTAGATATACACATTTTGCATCGCTGGCCCTGCGTCAATAATCGGCGGCTGCAGTTTATGGCTCGCGTCGGTGCGAGCGTTCACTGCGATCTGAACTGTTTCAGGAATATCAGCTGCATAAGTCCGTAGCGTAAAGAACAGAAAAATAAATGTCAAAAAGAAGTGAGGCGAAAAAATTCGTCGATTATGCATAATTGCCAAGCCTCTATTAGTTTTTTCTAAAATATGCCTCGACGAGCGAGCAGGCGTAGTGAAATTTATCCAAAAACGCCGCCATTTTTGTGGGAAACAATAAATCACGATTAATCCTCCTTCTGACGTTCTAGCGTATTATCTGTCACAATATTTGGTGTATCGCCAAGGATGAAATAGATGTAGCGAAAGAACTGCTGACGCGCCGGCAAGCCACCCGCCCCACCGACAAGAAGAAAACATGCCCGAACGTCAGTATCAGCGGAACCATGGTCAGCCTTTCTATTAATGCGAGTCTTAGCCCAGAAATAACCTGCTGAGTCCGCCGCGGTTTCAGCATCGGACTGCAATAACGTGGGGTTTGGATCTGTCGTAAAATCTTTTGCGCGATATTCCCCATATTCGTTGTAGCCATTTCGCCATGTAAGATGAATTAGACCTCGACCACAGAAGCGAGCGCCGTCACCCGGCTGAACGTTTCCACCAGCTACAGCTTTATTGTGAACTTCCCCGGGGCGCTGAGCTATGTAAGTAGCGCGATCACGATTCTTTAAAAAGCCAAGTCCCGCAAGCCATGCATGTTTGTGATCGAAATCGTAGGCCGCATCAGTTTCCGTATAGTTCTCGTACATTTTTCTGAAATAATCTGCGTTCCCATTTTCTCTCGTTGAGCATAAGGCTCCGGTCTCCTTAAAGACCTGCCCAAGAAAATGAGCCTTCCGGAGGCTACCGCTAAATCCATATTTGCAAAACGTATGATTGAGTGCCGGCCACATACCCTGAGGTGATTGCCCCCTGGCATCGTCGTTTCCTTCGGCAAATCGTTTTTTGCTCTCAATCCACGATATGTGACCGCCAGCATCTGATATCGATTTACGAGGTAGCAGTTGAATTTGTTCCTGCAGGCTGAGCCACCCGGATTTCCTGAAATGCCGGATAAACGCGAGCGGATGAAAGAACCAGAGTTTTGTCCCGGCAGGCAATCCGGTCACATCCCAGAACTGGATTTCCTTGAGGTAAATAAGGAACTTGTTGTAGCCCTCCTCGTTTCCGTGATAGAAGCCGCCCTCGTTGAGCAGCTTCGCGTAGCGTGTCTCGTTGTTCGTACTGTCCCATTCGCTCGGAGCGTTGCAGATAAATCCACGCAACGCCTGGCGTACGCCATCGTCGCCCTTAACGTAGCGCGAAAGCGCGTCCGCCTTCTGCACTTCAGTCGTTGCCGCCGAGACCGTAGGCTGTTCGCTGGCCGCAGCGTCCCTGACGATTTTCTTTAGCGCGTCGATATCGCACAGCCCGTCACTGCCGAAAGGCGTATTACCGTCTCCGAGCTTCTGCCAGCCCATGAACGACGGGAAATCGGCGTCGGACAACTTCTTGATCGCCCGGGCACTGATATCGATATAACCGAACCGGCCCGTCGCGTAAGGAACGCGTGCCCACGTAACGCGCTGGCCGGGGATATTCGTCGGATGAGGATTGCCAGGCAATGCCCCGTCGGCTGAAGGCGGTGAATTGGCCGGCTGATCCGTTAGCGTGGCCGGCGAAAGGATACGTCCGAAGCGCAGCATCTCGTACCCATCGCTCGGACAGGTGCTGTAGAGCGCCGTCGCACGCTTGTAAAGGTCGTA
The nucleotide sequence above comes from Paraburkholderia sp. FT54. Encoded proteins:
- a CDS encoding PAAR domain-containing protein, which gives rise to MNTKSPIRKGDELEHGGEVTSCSPWTNLMGRPLARKGDAALCVRHGPTLILFAISLASAHAQVVNSCDGAYSAKVIGRGEIFVGRAGKNIGVAKINHDVAGGVFDLAGRLLVVYGVPNRVDLRSPQAEFLSIYTLKPKLRLIMRRTYGGGIYDAAIGFNQNLIFVSNRFGFDIVDIKTMEIKSFDPLSEPPFSRQQCENGLTNFGAS
- a CDS encoding PAAR domain-containing protein; the encoded protein is MKSPIRKGDKLENGGEVTGGSPWTEFMGRPLARKGDAAMCERHGPTVIDEGYDKFPDRDGKAVAMHHYRCACDCRLISSLQNVSIE